A stretch of Dysidea avara chromosome 5, odDysAvar1.4, whole genome shotgun sequence DNA encodes these proteins:
- the LOC136256764 gene encoding uncharacterized protein — protein MVLFVATSFLYSIPRPKIVWKFDRSTHWWDDIVLNTFSEEDWMENFRVSKHTFDYLCTQLGPLIKRQDTVLRKAIAVPHRVAITLWCLATCGEYRTIGHLFGVARCTVCVIVHDTCETIVRILLKKYIQFPMNEQLVHVVNGFRLKWGMIQCGGAVDGCHIPVNPPALNHTDYYNRKGWYSVILQGVVNHEYLFCDVYVGWPGSVHDARVFANSKIFKLGSENNILQGDKVRIREVDIPIFLVADSAYPLSTWLMKPFPHGSALAQGQKNFNYNLSRARIVVENAYGRLKARWRRFCKSNDMIVEHACSHCYNSLLHSS, from the coding sequence ATCCACACACTGGTGGGATGATATTGTGTTGAACACATTTTCAGAGGAGGATTGGATGGAGAATTTTCGAGTGAGCAAACATACCTTTGATTACCTCTGCACACAACTGGGTCCTTTGATTAAACGACAGGATACTGTGCTACGCAAAGCAATTGCTGTACCACACAGAGTGGCAATTACTCTATGGTGTTTGGCTACTTGTGGGGAATATAGAACTATAGGTCACTTATTTGGAGTAGCAAGATGTACTGTGTGCGTGATAGTTCATGACACTTGTGAGACAATTGTTAGGATACTCTTGAAGAAGTACATACAGTTTCCCATGAATGAACAACTTGTACATGTGGTAAACGGATTCAGACTGAAATGGGGAATGATTCAGTGTGGTGGTGCAGTGGATGGATGCCACATACCTGTTAATCCTCCAGCATTAAACCACACAGACTATTACAACAGGAAAGGCTGGTACTCAGTAATTTTACAGGGTGTTGTAAACCATGAATATTTATTTTGTGATGTTTATGTGGGCTGGCCTGGTAGCGTGCATGATGCACGTGTATTTGCTAACTCAAAGATATTTAAATTGGGTAGTGAAAACAATATTTTGCAAGGAGATAAGGTGAGGATTAGAGAAGTGGATATACCAATATTTCTAGTTGCTGACTCTGCGTATCCTTTAAGTACATGGTTAATGAAGCCGTTTCCTCATGGTTCAGCCCTAGCGCAAGGACAGAAGAACTTTAATTACAACTTGTCTCGTGCAAGAATTGTTGTTGAAAATGCGTACGGTAGATTGAAAGCTAGGTGGAGAAGATTTTGTAAAAGTAATGACATGATTGTTGAGCATGCATGTTCCCACTGTTATAACAGCTTGCTGCATTCTTCATAA